The proteins below are encoded in one region of Flammeovirga kamogawensis:
- a CDS encoding efflux RND transporter permease subunit has protein sequence MNITEFSIKNNVLTLTLVVLLGLIGFQTYEGMPRDSMPPFTVRYVSIITTYPGGSPERVEMLVTDKVEKQLQQVSELKYIKSESRNNVSIITIEIKEMYTEMQPIYDKIRRRVDEVKPDLPDGCKVQIKDEDIVDVFGVIYSITGDGYSYKELYDIAKDVKDGLIKLPNAARVEIVGEQMENVFIEFDNAAISKYGLTTNMVKNAIANTNIIFPGGDVKFGTERIILEPTGSFESVNNISKVVIQLKDGKSVHLGDIARIRRGYKTPAESIVTVSGQPAISLGVKLKDGGNIVELGKEIDEKIKYYQEQYPWGIEFTRSASADLYVESSVDSFVSNLLQSVATVLVVMFIFLGFRTGLVVSALIPSTIVITFVMMGLLDVGLNQISLAALIMALGMLVDNAIVMSESIMVKMERGEKVYKAAIESAQELMVPLLISTLTTSAAFLAFYLAKSTMGEIVGPIFVVITIALVSSWVMSITLIPLLAIYLIKVKPKDTSEGAKESNFDKLVGYYRPFLIWNLKRPFLFIGVIFLCFLSMTKIAPYVPFIFMPDSDRALVTVNLELPMTSDITVTEEVVEEVDRYLKRFLLKKEEVGTKEGVIDFTSYVGEGAPKYDLGYQAPEKSSYTAHILINTTSNEFNQTVIDSLDWFCFNHFPDLQPRIKRLGSAGGAENPIEVRISGRDPLVLYNLVDSVKERLAGIPGTKNIKDDWGIKTKKFVIKIDQDRAENAGVTNQDIALSMLTSISGVELDAYREDDESIPIMMKDAHEGDYTMRQLESINIYSQGTGNNVPLKQVADILVDWQFTKVKRYDLFKTITVSSGVDKSTTSNEIMSELKPWLEENQKNWSTGYFYDYGGDIEKTKSGIGSVVEYLPLSFCIIVLLLVGQFNSFKKSLIILLTIPMGAIGVYYGLFLANSYMGFFGFLGLVSLAGIVINNGIVLIDRIEIELTENNREPADAIVSAATERFRPILLTTATTVCGLLPLWFGGGIMFEPLAVSLLFGLLFATVLTLVLVPVFYSLFYRVKFKDYKG, from the coding sequence ATGAACATTACAGAATTTTCGATAAAAAATAATGTCCTAACACTCACATTGGTGGTGCTGTTGGGGTTAATTGGTTTTCAGACTTATGAAGGGATGCCTAGAGATAGTATGCCTCCTTTTACTGTACGTTATGTTTCTATAATTACAACATATCCTGGGGGGTCTCCAGAACGTGTAGAAATGTTGGTCACGGATAAGGTTGAAAAACAATTACAGCAAGTTTCTGAACTTAAATACATCAAATCTGAATCTAGAAACAATGTCTCTATTATTACAATAGAAATTAAAGAGATGTATACAGAAATGCAGCCTATTTATGATAAAATAAGGCGAAGAGTAGATGAAGTAAAACCTGATTTACCTGATGGCTGTAAAGTACAAATCAAAGATGAAGATATTGTAGATGTTTTTGGTGTAATTTACTCTATTACAGGTGACGGGTATTCTTATAAAGAACTTTATGATATAGCTAAAGATGTAAAAGATGGCTTAATTAAACTTCCGAATGCTGCCCGTGTAGAAATTGTAGGAGAGCAAATGGAAAATGTTTTTATTGAGTTTGACAATGCCGCAATTTCTAAGTATGGGTTAACAACCAATATGGTGAAAAATGCAATAGCAAATACAAATATCATTTTCCCTGGTGGTGATGTTAAATTTGGAACAGAAAGAATCATTTTAGAGCCAACAGGAAGTTTTGAAAGTGTAAACAATATTAGCAAAGTTGTCATCCAATTAAAAGATGGAAAGTCTGTTCACCTAGGTGACATTGCTAGAATACGAAGAGGCTATAAAACGCCTGCTGAAAGTATAGTAACAGTATCTGGTCAACCTGCAATCTCTTTGGGAGTAAAGCTGAAAGATGGTGGTAATATTGTTGAGTTAGGCAAAGAAATAGACGAAAAAATAAAGTATTACCAAGAGCAATACCCTTGGGGAATTGAGTTTACAAGAAGTGCATCTGCAGACCTTTATGTAGAATCTTCTGTAGATAGTTTTGTAAGTAACTTATTACAATCAGTGGCTACGGTACTTGTAGTAATGTTTATCTTTTTAGGGTTCAGAACTGGTTTGGTTGTATCAGCATTAATCCCGTCTACCATAGTAATTACGTTTGTAATGATGGGCTTGTTAGATGTAGGTTTAAATCAAATCTCATTGGCAGCATTAATTATGGCATTGGGTATGCTGGTAGATAATGCTATTGTAATGTCAGAATCCATCATGGTAAAAATGGAAAGAGGAGAAAAAGTATATAAGGCCGCCATAGAATCTGCACAAGAATTAATGGTTCCATTACTTATTTCAACCTTAACAACATCTGCAGCATTTTTAGCTTTCTACCTTGCTAAATCTACAATGGGAGAGATAGTAGGGCCAATATTTGTGGTAATTACCATTGCTTTGGTCAGTTCTTGGGTAATGTCTATTACCCTAATTCCTTTACTGGCAATTTATTTAATTAAAGTAAAACCAAAAGATACTTCAGAAGGTGCTAAAGAATCTAATTTTGATAAGCTTGTTGGTTATTACAGACCATTTCTAATCTGGAATTTAAAGCGCCCTTTCTTATTTATTGGAGTAATATTTTTGTGTTTCTTATCAATGACAAAGATTGCTCCTTACGTACCATTTATCTTTATGCCAGATTCTGATAGGGCATTGGTAACAGTAAATTTAGAATTACCAATGACGTCTGATATAACCGTTACTGAAGAAGTTGTAGAAGAAGTAGACCGATACCTTAAAAGATTTTTGTTAAAGAAAGAAGAAGTTGGGACCAAGGAAGGTGTAATTGACTTTACCTCTTACGTAGGCGAAGGAGCACCAAAGTATGATCTAGGGTACCAAGCACCAGAAAAATCTTCTTATACCGCACATATTCTGATTAACACTACTTCTAACGAGTTCAATCAGACAGTGATAGATAGTTTAGATTGGTTTTGTTTTAATCATTTTCCAGACCTTCAACCTAGAATAAAACGTTTGGGTAGTGCTGGTGGTGCAGAAAACCCGATTGAGGTGAGAATTTCAGGTAGAGATCCCCTTGTTTTATACAATCTGGTAGACTCTGTAAAAGAACGATTGGCAGGTATACCAGGTACAAAAAACATAAAAGATGACTGGGGTATTAAAACGAAGAAATTTGTAATAAAAATTGATCAAGATAGAGCAGAAAATGCGGGGGTTACTAACCAAGATATTGCATTATCTATGCTAACAAGTATTTCTGGTGTTGAACTAGATGCATACAGAGAAGATGATGAATCTATTCCTATAATGATGAAAGATGCTCATGAAGGAGATTATACAATGCGTCAGTTAGAATCTATCAATATTTACTCACAAGGAACAGGGAATAACGTTCCATTAAAACAAGTAGCAGATATATTGGTAGATTGGCAATTTACCAAAGTAAAAAGATATGACCTCTTTAAAACCATTACGGTATCATCTGGAGTAGATAAATCAACTACATCCAATGAGATCATGTCGGAATTGAAACCTTGGTTAGAAGAAAATCAGAAGAATTGGAGTACTGGTTATTTTTATGATTATGGAGGTGATATAGAAAAAACGAAATCAGGAATTGGTTCTGTTGTAGAGTATCTACCATTATCATTTTGTATAATTGTTTTATTGCTTGTAGGTCAGTTCAATTCGTTCAAAAAATCGCTTATAATTTTACTTACCATTCCAATGGGTGCAATAGGCGTTTATTACGGTTTGTTTTTAGCCAACTCTTACATGGGTTTCTTTGGTTTCTTAGGTTTGGTATCTTTAGCAGGTATAGTTATTAATAATGGTATTGTACTTATAGATAGGATAGAGATAGAACTTACAGAAAATAATAGAGAACCAGCTGATGCTATTGTAAGTGCAGCAACAGAACGTTTTAGACCAATTTTATTAACAACGGCAACCACCGTTTGTGGTTTATTACCATTATGGTTTGGAGGCGGAATAATGTTTGAGCCTTTAGCAGTTAGTTTGTTGTTCGGGTTGCTATTTGCTACAGTACTTACTCTAGTTTTAGTACCTGTGTTTTACAGCTTATTTTATCGCGTAAAATTTAAAGATTATAAAGGGTAG
- a CDS encoding sugar-binding domain-containing protein: MKIFIQILLLLAFSLNSWGQKSSVRNRVSIDLNWKFLQQECKGAEQPNFNDQEWRTLNVPHDWSIEGEYKQDNPSGTMGAFLPGGIGWYRKQIDINNLKKSEKYFIEFDGVYLNSDVWINGHHLGFHPNGYMSFSYDLSPYLKEGDNILAVRVDHSKTPSGRWYTGSGIYRHVWLTKTENIYVPKSGTYIISDNFLEDQATVKVQTTVVNESGKNRKALVRNSIRDYKGNLVKEVSDKLLLKKDTSVIVQDCIVKAPQLWSTDAPVMYTMVTEVIVNKKVVDRYETPFGIRNIEWRSKQGLFVNGEAVIIKGLSNHQDAGGAVGVAVPDDVLYRRLKMLKEMGCNALRTAHHPFAPEFYTMCDTMGFMVMDEAFDGWWTAKAPYDYGNYFDEYWEKDLESFLKRDRNHPSVIIWSIGNEVRKFTPEQQKIVVDKVKSIDTTRPVTQGRGYIAPYIDISGFNGHGELKNELEKYHSKYPEKLIIGTEITHTLQTRGVYRTKTWYRTKDNPAPWEKPAHFARIEKKVTKIPDLTEEEVFTGVSNKYQSSYDNSIVRIGVRDEWKRVEALDYYVGNFRWTGFDYLGESFGWPGRTANFGIIDLAGFPKDHFYLYQSLWSDKPMVHVLPHWSHKGKEGVEIPVVLYTNCQTAELFLNNTSLGEKTMTSERQLVWKVPYEKGTIKAVAKIDGVVVAEQSYTTVDRGTKLTVSSDKTLIYANNKDIIHCEISITDEYNNIDPNAMNTFEYEVLGPGRIIGLENGNILDISSNNTSFKNVFNGKCLLIIQATEKTGEITIKVKSTDLQPAILTVRAIDYIK; encoded by the coding sequence ATGAAGATTTTTATACAGATACTATTACTCTTAGCATTCTCTTTAAATTCTTGGGGGCAAAAAAGTAGTGTAAGAAATAGAGTTTCAATTGATTTAAATTGGAAGTTTCTTCAACAAGAATGTAAAGGAGCTGAGCAGCCAAATTTTAACGATCAAGAATGGAGAACATTAAATGTTCCTCACGATTGGAGTATTGAAGGAGAATATAAACAAGATAATCCTTCAGGAACAATGGGTGCTTTTTTACCGGGAGGAATAGGCTGGTACAGAAAACAAATTGACATTAATAATTTAAAAAAATCTGAAAAATACTTTATCGAGTTTGATGGTGTTTATCTAAATAGTGATGTATGGATAAATGGCCATCATTTAGGTTTTCATCCTAATGGTTATATGTCGTTTTCATATGACCTTTCTCCTTATTTAAAAGAAGGTGATAATATTTTGGCAGTTCGTGTAGATCACTCAAAAACACCAAGTGGTAGGTGGTATACAGGTTCCGGTATTTATAGACATGTGTGGTTAACAAAAACGGAAAATATTTATGTACCAAAATCGGGGACATATATTATTTCAGATAATTTTCTAGAGGATCAAGCCACTGTTAAAGTACAAACTACAGTTGTAAACGAGTCTGGAAAAAACCGAAAGGCATTAGTTAGAAATAGTATAAGAGACTATAAAGGAAATCTTGTAAAAGAGGTTTCAGATAAACTTCTTTTAAAGAAAGATACTTCAGTTATTGTACAAGACTGCATTGTTAAGGCACCTCAATTATGGTCTACAGATGCACCTGTAATGTACACAATGGTTACAGAAGTAATAGTAAATAAAAAAGTAGTAGACCGTTATGAAACACCATTTGGTATCAGAAATATTGAATGGAGAAGCAAACAAGGTTTGTTTGTAAATGGAGAAGCTGTAATTATTAAAGGTTTAAGTAACCATCAAGATGCAGGTGGAGCTGTTGGTGTTGCTGTACCAGATGATGTGCTATACAGAAGACTAAAAATGTTGAAAGAAATGGGATGTAATGCATTAAGAACTGCACACCACCCGTTTGCACCAGAATTTTATACCATGTGCGACACCATGGGTTTTATGGTAATGGACGAGGCCTTTGATGGGTGGTGGACAGCAAAAGCACCTTATGATTATGGTAATTACTTTGATGAATATTGGGAAAAAGACCTTGAAAGTTTCCTTAAAAGAGACCGTAACCATCCTTCTGTAATCATTTGGAGTATTGGAAATGAGGTCAGAAAATTTACACCAGAACAACAAAAAATTGTAGTAGATAAAGTAAAATCCATTGATACTACTCGCCCTGTAACTCAAGGCAGGGGGTATATTGCTCCATATATAGATATTTCTGGTTTTAATGGGCACGGTGAGTTGAAAAATGAACTAGAAAAGTACCATAGCAAATATCCTGAAAAGTTAATTATAGGAACAGAAATAACACATACTTTACAGACAAGAGGAGTTTACAGAACAAAAACTTGGTACAGAACAAAAGACAATCCTGCTCCTTGGGAAAAACCTGCCCATTTTGCAAGAATAGAAAAAAAAGTAACTAAAATTCCTGATCTAACAGAAGAAGAGGTGTTTACAGGAGTTTCTAATAAATACCAATCATCTTATGATAATTCCATTGTACGTATTGGTGTAAGAGATGAGTGGAAAAGAGTAGAAGCTTTAGATTATTATGTTGGAAATTTTAGGTGGACAGGCTTTGATTACCTAGGAGAATCATTTGGTTGGCCAGGTAGAACCGCAAATTTTGGAATAATTGATTTAGCAGGTTTTCCTAAAGATCATTTTTACCTTTATCAAAGTTTATGGAGCGATAAACCAATGGTACATGTATTACCACATTGGTCGCATAAAGGGAAAGAAGGCGTAGAGATTCCTGTTGTGCTTTATACAAATTGTCAAACAGCAGAATTGTTCTTAAATAATACATCACTAGGAGAGAAGACAATGACTTCTGAGAGACAATTGGTATGGAAGGTACCTTATGAAAAAGGGACAATAAAAGCTGTAGCAAAAATAGATGGAGTAGTAGTCGCAGAGCAATCATATACTACCGTAGATAGAGGAACAAAGCTAACAGTATCAAGTGATAAAACTTTGATTTATGCAAATAATAAAGATATCATCCATTGCGAAATTTCTATTACTGATGAATATAATAATATAGATCCCAATGCAATGAATACGTTTGAATATGAGGTGTTAGGACCTGGTAGGATAATAGGTTTAGAAAATGGGAATATTTTGGATATTTCTTCAAATAATACTAGTTTTAAAAACGTATTCAATGGAAAGTGCCTCCTTATAATTCAAGCAACCGAAAAAACAGGAGAAATTACAATTAAGGTAAAATCGACGGACCTTCAGCCAGCTATTTTAACCGTTAGAGCCATTGATTATATTAAATAA
- a CDS encoding efflux RND transporter periplasmic adaptor subunit, with protein MNIIIKTVLSLSLGILLFSCAKEVEQKEEIIRPIRYAQVFYSGGEAFQTFAGVSKAGTESQLSFRVSGVLTSIRVVEGDIVKKGQLIATIDDSDAKIAFQQVVAQTHSAKVQLETMKASLDRTKKLYEANNVSLAEYEQAKNAFSGAKASYENSLQTEDLKRRELSYYKLYVPMNGVIAEKIASRNENIMAGNPVVRFASGNDLEIKVGIPEKYISKIAIDDKVDVSFTSVKGKKFKGKVTKLSYVSDVSSTYPVTVLLDTKSKNVRPGMSANVTFQVQRKSSEPYMIVPVDAVGEDIKGEKYVYTVSKIDDKVGTVHFKSIKIGELKSKGFVVVEGLNEGDIVVTSGVTKISDGLKVKFLKKYQQKI; from the coding sequence ATGAATATCATTATAAAAACAGTCCTATCCTTATCATTAGGAATATTACTTTTTAGTTGTGCTAAAGAAGTAGAGCAGAAAGAAGAAATTATTAGACCTATCCGTTATGCACAAGTATTCTATTCTGGAGGAGAGGCCTTCCAAACATTTGCAGGGGTATCTAAAGCAGGAACAGAGTCTCAGTTAAGTTTTAGAGTAAGTGGTGTATTAACAAGTATCCGAGTTGTGGAGGGTGATATAGTTAAAAAAGGCCAGTTGATTGCGACAATAGACGATTCTGATGCAAAAATTGCTTTTCAACAAGTTGTTGCACAGACACATAGTGCTAAAGTGCAGTTAGAGACAATGAAAGCCAGTTTAGATAGAACTAAAAAGTTATATGAAGCAAATAACGTTTCATTAGCAGAATATGAACAAGCTAAAAATGCTTTTTCAGGTGCAAAAGCTTCTTATGAGAACAGCCTTCAGACAGAAGATCTTAAACGTAGAGAATTGAGTTACTATAAGTTATATGTTCCTATGAATGGAGTAATAGCTGAGAAAATAGCCTCGCGAAACGAAAATATAATGGCAGGGAATCCTGTAGTAAGATTTGCCTCTGGAAATGACTTAGAGATAAAAGTAGGTATTCCTGAAAAGTACATTTCTAAAATAGCAATTGATGATAAGGTAGATGTATCATTTACTTCTGTAAAAGGGAAGAAGTTTAAAGGTAAAGTAACAAAACTTTCGTATGTATCGGATGTTTCTTCTACTTATCCTGTAACTGTTTTATTAGATACGAAATCAAAAAATGTGAGGCCAGGTATGTCTGCTAACGTTACTTTTCAGGTACAAAGAAAATCTTCTGAACCTTATATGATTGTACCTGTAGATGCTGTTGGAGAAGATATAAAGGGAGAGAAATACGTTTACACAGTAAGCAAAATTGATGATAAAGTTGGTACGGTTCATTTTAAATCAATTAAAATTGGTGAATTAAAATCAAAAGGTTTTGTAGTAGTAGAGGGCTTAAATGAAGGAGATATTGTTGTTACTAGTGGGGTAACAAAAATATCTGATGGCTTAAAAGTTAAGTTTTTAAAGAAGTACCAACAGAAAATTTAG
- a CDS encoding HAEPLYID family protein, producing MRFLFILSSLFLVSFTVFSQNERREINHLKDSIYIEEYEEDKLPVKVLHAEPLYIDLIRDLGARKGEKEWNVGMELVDNLQYDKYETLVEYEWAPINRLGFEVELPFVFYAPQEGVERDSIPSDKLESLKLATQWTFFVNEKMAMSMAVGYINEIVFSDFRDWGDPLVKGNIYNPFFVIAKRWGSNFHSLLYTGPKIEQSYTSKSWNTSMEINPSVHYMIPGTSNFIGVEFNQSIEHGDFDMTIRPQMRVGIMDNLLVGIVAGIPVARENERLSAFCRLIWEPQHKH from the coding sequence ATGCGATTTTTATTCATCTTATCTAGCTTATTTTTAGTAAGCTTTACTGTATTTTCTCAAAATGAAAGAAGAGAAATAAACCACTTAAAAGACAGTATTTATATTGAGGAATACGAGGAAGATAAACTCCCTGTAAAAGTACTCCATGCAGAACCTCTATACATTGATTTGATAAGAGACCTTGGCGCCAGAAAAGGGGAAAAGGAATGGAATGTAGGTATGGAACTTGTAGACAACTTGCAATACGATAAATACGAAACGTTAGTTGAATACGAATGGGCTCCAATTAATAGATTAGGCTTTGAGGTAGAACTCCCTTTTGTATTTTATGCTCCTCAGGAAGGTGTAGAGAGAGATTCAATACCATCTGATAAGTTGGAAAGTTTAAAACTAGCAACACAATGGACCTTTTTTGTAAATGAAAAAATGGCTATGAGTATGGCTGTAGGATATATAAACGAAATAGTATTTTCTGATTTTAGAGATTGGGGAGACCCATTAGTCAAGGGCAATATTTATAATCCGTTTTTTGTAATTGCTAAAAGATGGGGTTCTAATTTCCATTCACTTCTTTATACAGGTCCAAAAATTGAGCAAAGTTATACCTCAAAATCATGGAATACATCAATGGAAATAAACCCTAGTGTGCATTACATGATTCCGGGAACTAGTAACTTTATTGGTGTCGAGTTTAACCAATCTATTGAGCATGGAGATTTTGATATGACAATTAGACCTCAAATGAGAGTTGGTATTATGGACAATTTATTAGTTGGTATTGTTGCAGGTATTCCCGTTGCTAGAGAAAATGAAAGACTCAGTGCCTTTTGTCGATTAATTTGGGAACCTCAACATAAACATTAA
- a CDS encoding DUF2490 domain-containing protein codes for MKKLFVILSLLICQLSYAQEESSSLGSWYVYNGFYQLSPKFELFFEGQMRTYEFASEPQSFFVRPFLGYSIAKNLQLGLSQEYHSNWTEEFDDQPSIHSQEYRTTFQVISKQTFGRVHLQHRYRYELRVLEDDFKTRARYRIQAGIPLSKKTMEKGVVFTTFGNEFLIDVTPALQLNQNRTYAMLGYQLTETLNIQSGYMYLAKSGHPNEHRFQLFVTQKLKFYAD; via the coding sequence ATGAAGAAACTATTTGTAATTTTATCCCTATTAATCTGTCAGTTATCATATGCACAAGAAGAAAGTTCGTCTCTAGGTTCTTGGTATGTGTACAATGGCTTTTACCAATTGAGTCCTAAATTTGAACTTTTCTTTGAAGGACAAATGCGTACTTATGAATTTGCTTCTGAACCACAAAGCTTTTTTGTTCGCCCGTTCCTTGGTTATTCAATAGCTAAAAATTTACAACTTGGTTTAAGTCAAGAATATCATTCTAATTGGACAGAAGAATTTGATGACCAGCCTAGTATTCACTCCCAAGAGTACAGAACTACTTTTCAGGTAATAAGTAAACAAACATTTGGGCGTGTACACTTACAACATAGATACAGATACGAACTTCGAGTTTTAGAAGATGATTTTAAAACAAGAGCACGTTATAGAATTCAGGCAGGTATACCTCTATCTAAAAAGACAATGGAAAAGGGTGTTGTGTTTACTACATTTGGTAATGAATTTTTAATTGATGTCACACCTGCTTTACAATTAAACCAAAACCGTACATACGCAATGCTAGGGTATCAACTTACGGAAACACTAAACATCCAATCTGGATATATGTATTTAGCAAAAAGTGGACACCCTAACGAACATAGATTTCAATTATTTGTAACGCAAAAATTAAAATTCTACGCGGATTAA
- a CDS encoding TolC family protein: MYSFFRNLTQFHFLSALIIILSLQVNCIAQDTLKTIDIGIIYDAELYQQSKFIDILKKEVPAVMGASYKVNFPDEYQLVSHWDAEKAVENYKKLESDPKIDVVICLGALGSTIAIENKVFSKPTFLWGVIDPEEQNVQVTENGSTGINNLSYVQTSSSLKTDLIAFHEATKFKKIAVFIDDYIYKLYSPQKPLDAIINKLDADFSIFGVDNDIDVLLSSIDSTYDAVYSSYLFKLNDEKKALLFHELAERGIAVFTAEGEEGVKNGALIGLKTEDKFNIIARRFALNIEGLFEEGKNASELPVVVHFEEKIVLNAKTANTLKFLPKWDVIFNAEWVDAKPSEDDELSLENVIDEAVASNMNYKASEYATLSGNELKKVAGAALMPTINASVNGAWIDQPTAERSFGSRSERQLTGTLELQQVIYSEKVFTNARVQKYLQEARESGNEQVMLDVVYQASVAYYNLLYTKTQVKIARRYLESTKRNLEISQLRENVGYSGNSDVYRWKSNLAQAEQRVIDANLSERQQMLVLNNVLNRNMKEEIFVKDVELTDGIYAGLASNGMASLVNDPISLLIISDYIVDKALTQRPIVMQYASQMLALQRQQSSDSRNRFIPEVALQGGYNRYLARGGAGTGSLTIPGQSTSLDPLDQNWNVAVVATIPLFSGFTKSRQYQKTKFDKLQLEAQQQQTMLDVEQEVRVAVLDLASTSTNITNSREAMEAAQKNYDIVRDNYSKGRVSIIELIDAQNNAFESEQNASNAVYKFLQSSMKMQRAVGEFSLLKTDEERDITEKEVQEIFENQRK; this comes from the coding sequence ATGTATTCTTTTTTTAGGAACTTAACTCAATTTCATTTTTTATCTGCATTAATAATTATTCTATCACTCCAAGTAAATTGTATTGCACAAGATACCTTGAAGACCATAGATATAGGGATAATTTATGATGCAGAATTATACCAACAATCTAAATTTATAGATATTTTAAAGAAAGAAGTCCCGGCAGTTATGGGAGCTTCATACAAAGTAAATTTTCCAGATGAATACCAATTAGTGTCTCATTGGGATGCTGAAAAAGCGGTAGAAAATTACAAGAAGTTAGAAAGTGACCCAAAAATTGATGTTGTAATCTGTTTAGGTGCTTTAGGGTCTACAATAGCTATAGAAAACAAAGTATTTAGTAAACCTACTTTTTTATGGGGGGTAATTGATCCAGAAGAACAAAATGTTCAGGTTACAGAAAATGGATCAACAGGCATTAACAACCTTAGTTATGTGCAAACCTCTTCTTCTTTAAAAACAGATTTGATTGCTTTTCATGAAGCGACAAAATTTAAAAAGATAGCCGTATTTATAGATGATTACATTTATAAACTCTATTCCCCTCAAAAGCCATTAGATGCTATCATTAACAAGCTAGATGCAGACTTTTCAATTTTTGGTGTTGATAATGACATTGATGTTTTGTTATCATCTATAGATTCTACTTACGATGCTGTCTACTCTTCTTATTTATTTAAATTAAATGATGAGAAGAAAGCATTACTTTTTCATGAATTAGCGGAAAGAGGAATAGCAGTGTTTACAGCAGAAGGCGAAGAAGGAGTAAAAAATGGGGCTTTAATTGGCTTAAAAACGGAAGATAAATTTAATATTATAGCAAGGCGTTTTGCATTAAATATTGAAGGTCTTTTTGAAGAAGGTAAAAATGCAAGTGAATTGCCTGTGGTTGTTCACTTTGAAGAAAAAATAGTATTAAATGCCAAGACAGCAAATACATTAAAATTTTTACCAAAATGGGATGTAATCTTTAATGCTGAATGGGTAGATGCAAAACCATCTGAAGACGATGAATTGAGCTTAGAAAATGTGATAGATGAGGCTGTTGCAAGTAACATGAACTATAAAGCATCGGAATATGCAACCCTTAGTGGAAATGAATTAAAGAAAGTTGCAGGAGCTGCTTTAATGCCAACTATTAATGCATCTGTAAATGGAGCATGGATAGATCAGCCTACAGCGGAACGCTCATTTGGATCTAGGAGTGAAAGACAATTAACGGGTACTTTAGAATTACAACAAGTGATTTATTCAGAAAAGGTCTTTACAAATGCAAGAGTACAAAAATATCTTCAAGAGGCAAGAGAATCTGGTAATGAACAAGTAATGTTAGATGTTGTATATCAGGCTTCAGTTGCCTATTACAACCTGTTGTATACCAAAACACAAGTAAAAATTGCAAGAAGATATTTAGAGTCTACAAAAAGAAACTTAGAGATTTCTCAATTAAGAGAGAATGTGGGATATTCTGGTAATTCTGATGTATACCGTTGGAAATCCAATTTAGCACAAGCGGAACAAAGAGTTATTGATGCAAACTTGTCTGAAAGGCAACAAATGTTGGTACTTAACAATGTTCTTAACAGAAATATGAAAGAGGAGATTTTTGTGAAAGATGTTGAGTTGACAGATGGAATTTATGCTGGTCTTGCTTCTAACGGAATGGCGAGTTTAGTAAACGACCCAATATCTTTACTTATTATCTCAGATTATATAGTTGATAAAGCATTAACTCAAAGACCAATAGTAATGCAATACGCTTCTCAAATGTTAGCATTACAGCGTCAACAATCTTCAGATAGTAGAAATAGATTTATCCCAGAGGTTGCTTTGCAAGGTGGTTATAATAGGTATTTAGCAAGAGGAGGAGCAGGGACAGGTAGTTTAACAATACCGGGTCAGTCAACGAGTTTAGATCCTTTAGATCAGAACTGGAATGTGGCCGTTGTAGCTACAATCCCATTATTTTCAGGTTTTACAAAAAGTCGTCAGTACCAAAAAACAAAGTTTGATAAATTACAACTTGAAGCCCAACAACAACAAACAATGTTGGATGTAGAACAAGAAGTAAGAGTGGCAGTATTGGACCTTGCCAGTACAAGTACTAACATTACAAACTCTAGAGAAGCAATGGAAGCAGCCCAGAAAAACTATGATATTGTTCGAGATAATTACTCTAAAGGTCGTGTATCTATTATAGAATTAATTGATGCTCAAAATAATGCCTTTGAATCTGAACAAAATGCATCTAATGCGGTATATAAATTCTTACAATCATCTATGAAAATGCAAAGAGCAGTGGGCGAATTCAGTTTATTGAAAACGGATGAGGAAAGAGATATCACAGAAAAGGAAGTTCAAGAAATTTTTGAGAACCAGCGCAAGTAA